A DNA window from Boseongicola sp. contains the following coding sequences:
- a CDS encoding ABC transporter permease subunit: protein MTDSATEVKVTAASDIEVDREALNKSIKEFAEENGDYYAEAFHKIHDNTGTLPQTFNLWAAVLGPVWAASRAIWGMFWAFLILEIIAWVQIGRGAWGNPGASFFERAERQQTRAEELRQRAADASEQADIDRFTKLAENIEKAASNTLEQANAAQAESSSILLTGLVILAIVKLIQGFYGNSIYEKQYSRWRINSGKTESGRKQANLVLGIVLTAAIAPLIVYKFTIANSLAFLDEFPEDWVSSLFLGPEGGTLFSAIASWMEAQIDAAARAGGDVFDGIVGGVRTVLDALTVALNGSPWPVVMLVIVVTAWRAAGPRVAIFTTASLAYLAVLGYWSIAMETVALVGAAVLLCVVIGIPFGIWFGKSSRAYRIAEPVLDLMQTLPAFVYLIPIIAFFGTGNPPGILATIIFGMPPVIRLTALGMRGVPESIKEAAVAFGATRWQLLKDVEIPLALPSIMAGVNQTILMCLSMVVIISLIGGGGLGKEILEALQYAAKGPGLLGGFAILFVAMVLDRIVQGAFRREDEKI, encoded by the coding sequence ATGACTGATTCAGCAACCGAAGTGAAAGTCACGGCCGCCTCGGATATCGAAGTTGATCGCGAAGCTCTGAACAAGTCCATCAAGGAGTTTGCGGAGGAAAACGGCGACTATTATGCCGAGGCATTTCACAAAATCCACGACAACACTGGAACGTTGCCGCAAACCTTTAACTTGTGGGCGGCGGTCCTCGGACCCGTATGGGCCGCTTCACGAGCAATCTGGGGAATGTTTTGGGCGTTCTTGATCCTAGAAATCATTGCTTGGGTTCAGATCGGGCGCGGTGCCTGGGGAAACCCCGGGGCTTCGTTCTTTGAGCGTGCCGAGCGCCAGCAAACACGGGCCGAAGAGCTGCGCCAACGAGCTGCAGATGCAAGTGAACAGGCAGACATCGATCGCTTTACGAAACTTGCAGAGAACATTGAAAAAGCTGCATCAAATACATTGGAACAAGCAAATGCAGCCCAAGCGGAATCCTCCAGTATTCTGCTTACTGGATTGGTGATTTTGGCAATAGTGAAGCTCATCCAAGGCTTCTATGGAAACTCCATCTACGAGAAGCAATATTCTCGCTGGCGGATCAATTCCGGCAAGACAGAAAGTGGTCGAAAGCAGGCAAATCTGGTTCTGGGAATTGTTCTGACCGCAGCAATTGCGCCGCTCATTGTTTATAAATTCACAATCGCCAACTCTTTGGCGTTCTTGGATGAATTCCCTGAAGACTGGGTTTCGTCACTATTCTTAGGTCCAGAAGGCGGAACATTGTTCTCGGCAATCGCAAGCTGGATGGAAGCGCAGATAGATGCTGCCGCCCGAGCTGGTGGAGATGTGTTCGACGGGATCGTGGGCGGCGTGCGCACGGTCTTGGATGCATTAACAGTGGCGCTAAATGGATCACCATGGCCGGTTGTTATGTTGGTTATCGTGGTCACGGCATGGCGTGCCGCCGGCCCGCGTGTCGCCATATTCACGACCGCTTCGCTCGCCTATCTGGCGGTTCTGGGCTATTGGTCCATTGCGATGGAGACAGTCGCGTTGGTAGGAGCAGCCGTGCTTCTTTGCGTTGTTATTGGTATCCCGTTTGGCATCTGGTTCGGCAAATCTAGCCGCGCCTATAGGATCGCCGAACCTGTACTGGACTTGATGCAAACCCTACCTGCGTTTGTTTATCTCATTCCAATCATCGCTTTTTTTGGCACTGGGAACCCTCCGGGTATCTTGGCAACCATTATCTTTGGCATGCCGCCGGTAATCCGATTAACTGCCCTTGGAATGCGAGGTGTTCCAGAAAGCATTAAAGAGGCCGCGGTCGCGTTTGGTGCCACACGTTGGCAACTTCTAAAGGACGTGGAAATTCCGCTGGCATTGCCCTCGATTATGGCGGGTGTGAACCAAACGATCCTGATGTGTCTGTCGATGGTTGTGATCATCTCGCTCATCGGTGGTGGCGGGCTTGGTAAAGAGATCCTTGAAGCGTTGCAGTATGCCGCCAAGGGTCCAGGACTTCTGGGCGGTTTTGCAATTCTGTTCGTTGCCATGGTCCTTGATCGGATCGTTCAAGGTGCGTTTCGCCGTGAAGACGAAAAGATCTGA
- a CDS encoding MBL fold metallo-hydrolase, with translation MSDWEIYAIKYADRNARTRADSFIFDDNHDAPHPLDYFVWLLRSGDRNILVDTGYDEKEALDRDRPIRRSPVEALAPLGLMPQDIDEVIVTHLHYDHAGGLALFPNAHLHMQAAEMEFATGPCMCHDGLRMPFSAAHICEAVTRLYRGKLTFHDGDSEIADGVTVHCIGGHSRGLQAVRVRTKSGWMVLASDAAHYYENLWFRKPFPIVVDLEDMLKGFSLLESLASKRELIIPGHDPLVCSSFGKGPADHIFRLDGGPKTEIRL, from the coding sequence ATGAGCGATTGGGAAATTTACGCCATCAAGTATGCCGACAGAAATGCGCGGACCCGTGCGGACAGTTTCATATTTGATGACAACCACGACGCCCCGCACCCACTGGACTACTTTGTCTGGCTGCTTCGTTCCGGTGATCGAAATATTTTGGTCGATACAGGATATGACGAAAAAGAGGCTTTGGATCGCGACCGTCCAATTCGAAGAAGTCCAGTTGAAGCCTTGGCGCCATTGGGGTTGATGCCACAGGACATAGACGAAGTGATCGTCACACATCTTCATTATGATCACGCAGGTGGATTGGCCCTATTTCCCAATGCGCATTTGCACATGCAAGCGGCTGAGATGGAGTTCGCGACAGGACCGTGCATGTGCCACGATGGGCTTCGAATGCCTTTTTCTGCGGCCCATATTTGCGAGGCTGTGACGCGGCTATATCGCGGCAAGCTGACGTTTCATGACGGGGACTCCGAAATCGCAGATGGAGTGACGGTTCATTGTATCGGCGGGCATTCTCGTGGCTTACAAGCAGTTCGAGTGCGAACAAAAAGCGGATGGATGGTGTTGGCATCGGACGCAGCGCATTACTATGAGAACCTCTGGTTTCGAAAGCCGTTCCCGATCGTCGTTGATCTTGAGGATATGCTAAAGGGGTTCAGTCTTTTGGAAAGCCTCGCGTCGAAGCGCGAGCTGATCATACCAGGGCACGATCCCTTGGTATGCAGCTCATTTGGCAAGGGTCCAGCCGATCACATTTTCCGGCTGGACGGCGGTCCCAAAACTGAGATCCGTCTATGA
- a CDS encoding agmatinase, with protein sequence MSDAYQQSMMENLYWWGIPTLFRCPNEGPEGKDIALVGVPHSTGNGTTERDQHLGPRALRNVSAVSRRMHGGFGLNPWEAAKIVDVGDVPFPRANDNEHCIEQITRFYTDIDGAGARPVSIGGDHSITGGIVQALGRRKITKGEPVCFLHLDAHTDVFTKVDHFLGAKKSAAHWGAYLADQGDVDPTHSMQIGLRGHARTLDWLQPSYDYGYNVVTMKDFRNRGVEDVVAQIKEVMTGRPVYITFDLDCLDPTIAPGVSNIEAGEKGFDIDEAVALLHAVRGMNIVGGDVVCMMPTKDSPNQITALTAAAIMFEMISMMAENVGAAP encoded by the coding sequence ATGTCAGACGCTTATCAGCAATCAATGATGGAGAACCTCTACTGGTGGGGAATTCCAACGCTGTTTCGCTGCCCAAACGAAGGCCCCGAAGGCAAAGATATCGCTCTAGTTGGAGTGCCGCATTCAACGGGAAATGGAACAACCGAGCGTGACCAGCACCTTGGGCCGCGAGCTTTGCGCAATGTCTCGGCGGTATCACGTCGTATGCATGGCGGCTTCGGCCTAAACCCATGGGAAGCTGCAAAGATCGTCGATGTTGGAGACGTCCCCTTTCCCCGCGCCAACGACAACGAACATTGCATTGAACAGATCACTCGGTTTTACACTGACATCGACGGCGCTGGAGCGCGTCCGGTTTCAATTGGTGGCGACCACTCGATCACCGGAGGCATTGTCCAGGCTTTGGGGCGCCGCAAGATAACCAAGGGTGAACCGGTTTGTTTTCTGCATCTGGACGCGCATACAGATGTCTTTACCAAAGTTGATCATTTCTTGGGTGCCAAGAAATCTGCGGCGCACTGGGGTGCCTATCTTGCGGATCAAGGTGATGTTGATCCGACCCATTCAATGCAGATCGGTTTACGTGGTCACGCACGCACTCTGGATTGGCTGCAACCATCTTATGACTACGGCTATAACGTCGTCACCATGAAGGACTTCCGCAACCGCGGCGTCGAAGACGTCGTGGCGCAAATCAAAGAGGTCATGACCGGCAGACCCGTTTACATCACATTCGATCTCGATTGCCTTGATCCAACGATTGCTCCGGGTGTTTCGAATATCGAAGCTGGAGAAAAGGGATTTGATATCGACGAGGCGGTTGCGCTGCTGCATGCCGTACGCGGAATGAACATTGTCGGAGGTGATGTGGTCTGCATGATGCCAACAAAGGATTCGCCCAATCAAATAACGGCATTGACTGCCGCTGCAATCATGTTCGAGATGATTTCGATGATGGCCGAAAACGTTGGTGCTGCACCATGA
- a CDS encoding amino acid-binding protein, with translation MKKLTTIVSGTALLVSAPAMAADIVIGVPNWASVNATAHVLEIVIEENLGLDVELQNGTNPIVFEAMDKGSMHAHPEVWMPNQQNLHDTYVKDNGSVVMNQNPVSAEQGMCVPSYIAEQYDIKTIDDLSDPDKMAVFDSDGNGTPEVWIGAPGWASTVVEKIRAKSYGYDQIFELTEYEETIAYANLANATTANEAWIGFCYSPHYIFVTQDLHVIEEPAHDPATWTIVQPTDDPDWLAKSEASTAWNGATLHLHFAKELEESHPEVAALFANFQMDGQSLSAMGKALAVDGREAADFAKEWVDANEDTVLNWLTN, from the coding sequence ATGAAAAAACTAACAACTATTGTCTCGGGAACGGCGCTATTAGTGTCTGCCCCAGCCATGGCGGCAGACATTGTGATCGGAGTCCCGAATTGGGCATCGGTCAATGCGACTGCGCATGTTCTTGAGATCGTAATCGAAGAAAACCTTGGACTTGATGTCGAACTGCAAAACGGCACCAACCCAATCGTGTTTGAAGCAATGGACAAAGGTTCAATGCATGCGCATCCAGAAGTCTGGATGCCAAACCAGCAAAATCTTCACGACACTTACGTGAAAGACAACGGTTCAGTTGTGATGAACCAGAACCCGGTCTCAGCCGAACAGGGAATGTGCGTTCCAAGCTACATTGCCGAACAATACGACATCAAAACCATCGATGATCTAAGCGATCCGGACAAAATGGCGGTCTTCGATAGCGACGGGAACGGTACACCCGAAGTTTGGATCGGGGCACCAGGTTGGGCTTCGACCGTTGTCGAAAAAATTCGTGCCAAATCATATGGTTACGATCAAATCTTCGAGCTAACAGAATACGAAGAAACAATCGCCTATGCCAACCTGGCAAATGCGACAACTGCAAACGAAGCGTGGATCGGCTTCTGCTACAGCCCGCACTATATCTTCGTAACTCAAGATCTACATGTGATCGAAGAACCGGCCCACGACCCTGCAACTTGGACAATTGTTCAGCCAACGGACGACCCGGACTGGTTGGCTAAATCTGAAGCGTCGACAGCTTGGAACGGTGCGACGTTGCACTTGCACTTCGCCAAAGAACTGGAAGAATCGCACCCCGAAGTGGCTGCATTGTTCGCTAATTTCCAGATGGACGGACAAAGTCTTAGTGCCATGGGCAAAGCTCTGGCTGTTGACGGCCGCGAAGCTGCAGACTTCGCAAAAGAATGGGTAGACGCCAATGAGGATACAGTTCTCAACTGGCTGACTAACTAA
- a CDS encoding transporter, translating into MEFVFSQLSGFGSALFGLVIDPLTYVYLVTSVFLGITFGALPGLTATLAVTILTGFFGNKVPLDYSLIALLGVYVGAIYGGSYPSILLNIPGTAASAATAMDGYPLAKSGRGGEALGLTTTASFIGTLIGTIALLIFVWVLLLISKNIASPEKALLALFGILLSGTLMSEDLVIKGWIAGLIGLAMAMVGLDPLLSEPRYTFGWSYMLSGFQVVPVLMGAFAVPQIIEGLRHVKTADILALQGRIMPNLAAVRRHLPTITRSGVIGTGVGALPGVGEDVAGWVSYGVGKSVSQDGENFGKGSIDGLLSSETANNACIGGALIPLLVLGIPGSPPAAALMGAFKINNVIPGPTIDPDLILRVVAIMVLASLTMFILGLFTAKVFIRILRIPQTVFLPIVMVLTAIGSFSVGGGINDLYLMLGVGFFAYFMNLLKYPIAPLVIGVILGGLFDETFRRSLLISDGDLSVFISRPGAAILLTLNIALILAQVPLMRRGFAALRGKLTI; encoded by the coding sequence ATGGAGTTTGTGTTTTCCCAACTGTCAGGATTTGGCAGTGCGTTGTTCGGTCTTGTCATTGATCCACTAACTTATGTTTATCTTGTTACGTCAGTTTTCCTGGGCATCACTTTTGGGGCTCTGCCAGGCCTGACTGCTACACTGGCAGTGACAATCCTAACCGGGTTCTTTGGCAACAAAGTGCCATTGGATTACTCGCTGATCGCGCTGTTGGGTGTTTACGTCGGTGCTATCTACGGTGGATCGTATCCATCGATCTTGCTCAATATACCCGGCACGGCCGCGAGTGCTGCGACGGCCATGGATGGATATCCGCTTGCGAAATCTGGTCGTGGGGGAGAAGCCCTGGGGCTGACAACGACGGCGAGCTTTATCGGGACATTAATCGGTACAATAGCTTTGCTCATTTTTGTCTGGGTGCTGCTTTTAATCTCAAAGAACATAGCAAGCCCAGAAAAAGCATTGTTGGCGCTGTTCGGAATATTATTGTCCGGCACGCTTATGAGTGAAGACTTGGTAATCAAGGGTTGGATCGCCGGTTTAATTGGACTTGCAATGGCGATGGTCGGTCTGGATCCGCTGTTGTCCGAGCCACGCTATACATTTGGCTGGTCCTACATGCTGTCTGGCTTCCAGGTTGTGCCGGTATTGATGGGTGCTTTCGCGGTGCCGCAGATTATCGAAGGGCTGAGGCACGTCAAAACAGCCGATATATTGGCCTTGCAGGGCCGGATTATGCCCAACTTGGCGGCGGTACGCCGACATCTTCCGACGATCACACGTTCTGGAGTTATCGGGACTGGTGTTGGCGCTCTTCCGGGCGTGGGAGAAGATGTTGCCGGTTGGGTCAGCTACGGAGTTGGAAAGTCGGTTTCTCAGGATGGTGAAAACTTTGGAAAGGGTTCAATCGATGGCCTTTTGTCCTCAGAAACTGCCAATAATGCATGTATAGGCGGGGCGCTCATACCGCTGTTGGTTCTTGGTATTCCGGGGTCACCACCGGCTGCTGCCTTAATGGGTGCATTCAAGATCAACAACGTAATTCCCGGTCCGACCATCGACCCTGATTTGATCTTGCGTGTCGTTGCAATCATGGTGCTGGCATCACTGACAATGTTCATTCTAGGACTGTTTACGGCCAAGGTGTTCATCCGCATATTGCGGATCCCGCAAACGGTGTTCCTGCCGATCGTGATGGTGTTGACTGCAATTGGGTCATTCAGTGTTGGTGGAGGGATCAACGATCTTTATTTAATGTTGGGTGTCGGTTTCTTTGCTTATTTCATGAACTTATTGAAGTATCCAATCGCGCCGCTGGTCATAGGTGTAATATTAGGTGGCCTGTTCGATGAGACATTCCGCCGCTCGCTATTGATTTCAGACGGGGATTTATCTGTCTTCATTTCTCGCCCAGGAGCGGCGATCCTGCTTACTCTCAATATTGCTTTGATCTTGGCGCAAGTGCCTTTAATGCGTCGCGGTTTTGCGGCGCTTCGCGGAAAGCTGACAATCTGA
- a CDS encoding agmatinase codes for MNDDFFQPVSGMELPRFAGVPTFMRLPSMTSDHPRYREVQMGIVGVPWDSGTTNRPGPRHGPRQLRDYSTMIRAMNPANGINPFATVNCADLGDVPPNPVDIQDSMQRITSFYRDLSARGITPMTAGGDHLVSLPVLRGLASDGPVGLIQFDSHTDLFDSYFGGQKFTHGTPFRRAVEEGLVDPKRFVQVGIRGTAYNVEDIEWGEAQGIRIIRIEEFFDRGVADVMTEVRAIVGKEPTYCTYDIDFVDPTFAPGTGTPEIGGPNSFQAQQVIRELRGLNLIGADLVEVSPPFDPGGGTAWLGISLMFELMCVLSEAIVARQT; via the coding sequence ATGAACGACGATTTCTTTCAGCCGGTATCTGGAATGGAGTTGCCAAGATTCGCTGGCGTCCCAACATTTATGCGCCTTCCATCGATGACCTCAGATCACCCGCGTTACCGAGAGGTTCAAATGGGCATTGTTGGCGTCCCTTGGGACAGCGGCACAACAAACCGCCCCGGACCGCGTCACGGGCCCCGCCAGCTTCGCGATTACTCAACAATGATCCGTGCAATGAACCCGGCAAATGGGATCAACCCTTTCGCCACGGTCAATTGCGCCGACCTGGGTGACGTGCCGCCAAACCCCGTCGATATTCAGGATAGCATGCAGCGGATAACGTCCTTTTATCGCGATCTTTCTGCGCGCGGCATTACTCCAATGACAGCTGGCGGCGACCATCTGGTATCGCTTCCGGTATTGCGCGGTCTGGCGAGCGACGGCCCCGTCGGCCTCATCCAATTCGACAGTCATACGGACTTGTTCGACAGCTATTTCGGCGGTCAAAAGTTCACGCACGGAACCCCTTTTCGACGTGCTGTCGAGGAGGGTCTGGTTGACCCAAAACGCTTTGTCCAAGTCGGCATTCGCGGCACAGCCTACAATGTCGAGGACATCGAATGGGGCGAAGCGCAAGGCATCCGTATTATCCGCATCGAAGAGTTTTTCGACCGGGGAGTTGCAGATGTCATGACCGAGGTGCGCGCGATTGTCGGTAAAGAGCCAACTTACTGCACTTACGATATCGACTTCGTCGATCCAACTTTTGCGCCGGGAACCGGCACTCCCGAAATCGGCGGACCGAACAGCTTTCAGGCTCAACAAGTCATTCGCGAACTGAGGGGCCTCAATCTCATCGGCGCGGATTTGGTCGAAGTCTCACCGCCATTCGATCCGGGCGGCGGCACAGCTTGGCTTGGAATTTCTCTGATGTTTGAACTTATGTGCGTTCTATCCGAGGCTATTGTTGCACGTCAGACCTAG
- a CDS encoding aminotransferase — protein MTKLIFDGNFTQQEAIPETAINAAVDVMQSGRLHRYNTAPGEASPTMQLEAAYAAWQGVEYCLATASGGQAIQIAMRAAGVKADDNVLTNAFTLAPVPGAIAALGATPIFVETDSNLRLDLMDLAGKITRSGARYLLLSHMRGHLCDMDALIEITKSANISVIEDCAHTMGARWNGIRSGNFGLAGCFSAQTYKHINSGEGGLLTSDDPEFMARAIIYSGSYMLYERHGAAPPAHFFTDIRLETPNLSARMDNLRASLLIPQLESIEENITRWNARYGAVENELRKSNIFNVPDRPANEEMVGSSIQFRISHFDAAACQEFLALTASRGVELKWFGKEEPQGFTSNHSSWQYVRPQRLSKSDDILATLFDMRIPLTFSRADCRIIGKILVECAMELY, from the coding sequence ATGACCAAACTAATCTTCGATGGCAACTTTACTCAACAGGAAGCCATTCCTGAAACTGCAATCAACGCCGCTGTTGATGTCATGCAGTCGGGACGCCTTCATCGCTACAACACGGCACCGGGTGAGGCTTCGCCAACTATGCAGTTGGAAGCTGCCTACGCAGCGTGGCAAGGGGTGGAATATTGTCTTGCGACCGCATCCGGTGGTCAAGCCATTCAGATTGCGATGCGTGCTGCGGGAGTTAAGGCTGACGACAACGTTCTCACCAATGCCTTCACTTTAGCACCAGTTCCCGGAGCCATTGCAGCGCTGGGTGCCACTCCGATCTTCGTGGAAACAGACTCCAATCTTCGTCTTGACCTAATGGACTTGGCGGGAAAAATCACGCGTTCGGGTGCTCGTTATCTCCTTCTTTCGCACATGCGGGGGCACCTTTGCGATATGGATGCGTTGATTGAAATTACTAAGTCGGCAAATATAAGCGTCATAGAAGACTGTGCGCACACAATGGGTGCACGTTGGAATGGGATCCGGTCCGGTAATTTCGGGTTAGCCGGTTGCTTTTCGGCTCAAACTTATAAGCACATTAACTCTGGTGAAGGTGGGCTTCTGACTTCGGACGATCCGGAATTCATGGCGCGCGCAATAATTTATTCTGGAAGCTATATGCTCTATGAACGGCATGGCGCAGCTCCACCCGCACATTTTTTTACAGATATCCGATTGGAAACTCCCAATTTGTCAGCTCGAATGGACAACTTGCGTGCGAGTCTGCTGATACCGCAACTTGAGTCTATTGAAGAGAATATCACCCGTTGGAACGCACGCTATGGCGCCGTTGAAAACGAACTTCGCAAATCGAACATCTTCAATGTGCCGGACCGCCCAGCGAATGAAGAGATGGTCGGCTCATCCATTCAGTTTCGCATCTCGCATTTTGATGCAGCAGCATGCCAAGAGTTTCTCGCGCTGACTGCGTCACGCGGTGTCGAACTCAAATGGTTTGGCAAAGAGGAACCGCAGGGTTTCACTTCAAATCACAGTTCCTGGCAGTATGTGAGGCCGCAACGATTGTCTAAGTCGGACGATATACTTGCAACCTTGTTTGACATGCGGATCCCGTTGACATTTTCGCGGGCAGATTGCCGCATCATAGGAAAGATTTTGGTGGAATGCGCCATGGAATTGTATTGA
- a CDS encoding betaine/proline/choline family ABC transporter ATP-binding protein (Members of the family are the ATP-binding subunit of ABC transporters for substrates such as betaine, L-proline or other amino acids, choline, carnitine, etc. The substrate specificity is best determined from the substrate-binding subunit, rather than this subunit, as it interacts with the permease subunit and not with substrate directly.) yields the protein MSEAVVKLTDVWKIFGEKAEEAMAAVKGEGIGKPEVLAKYQCVVGVQGASFEVPRGEIFCIMGLSGSGKSTLVRHINRLIEPTAGKIEILGQDVSSISDGELRRIRAQQIGMVFQHMALMPHRSVRDNVAYPLEIRKISKSKRWAVSDHALGLVDLTGYEDRLPKELSGGMQQRVGIARALASDPEILLMDEPFSALDPLIRLQLQDQFKALVAQLQKTTLFITHGLDEAIRIGHRIAIMKDGVIVQIGTPEEIVMNPADDYVREFVQGISKLKLVKAHSIMEPLESYSGDLGGAPRADHGADLDQLIDLSVGADQPIVITDGGSEVGVVTKPTLLRGIQGGKND from the coding sequence ATGAGCGAAGCGGTTGTAAAGCTGACTGACGTCTGGAAGATCTTTGGTGAGAAAGCCGAAGAAGCCATGGCGGCCGTTAAAGGCGAAGGGATCGGCAAGCCCGAAGTCCTTGCTAAATATCAATGTGTTGTTGGTGTTCAAGGGGCAAGTTTCGAAGTCCCTCGCGGTGAAATTTTCTGTATTATGGGCCTGTCGGGCTCTGGCAAGTCAACGCTTGTACGCCATATCAATCGCTTGATTGAACCTACGGCGGGCAAAATCGAGATACTTGGGCAAGATGTATCCTCAATTAGCGATGGCGAACTGCGACGTATTCGCGCCCAACAAATTGGAATGGTCTTTCAACATATGGCACTGATGCCGCACCGGTCGGTTCGTGACAACGTGGCTTACCCTTTGGAGATCAGAAAGATTTCAAAATCAAAGCGTTGGGCCGTATCGGACCACGCGCTCGGTCTGGTTGATCTGACCGGATATGAAGACAGGCTTCCCAAAGAACTCTCAGGCGGCATGCAACAGCGCGTCGGCATTGCCCGCGCGCTCGCTTCTGACCCCGAAATTCTGCTGATGGATGAACCCTTTTCTGCACTTGATCCGCTCATTCGATTACAACTGCAGGATCAGTTCAAGGCGCTGGTCGCCCAGCTTCAAAAAACCACACTGTTTATCACGCACGGCTTGGATGAAGCCATTCGCATCGGTCATCGCATCGCAATCATGAAAGACGGTGTGATCGTCCAGATAGGAACGCCAGAAGAAATCGTTATGAACCCTGCAGATGACTACGTTCGCGAGTTTGTACAGGGCATTTCTAAACTCAAACTGGTCAAGGCACACTCGATCATGGAACCGCTTGAGAGCTATTCAGGCGACCTTGGCGGTGCCCCCCGCGCGGACCATGGCGCAGATCTCGACCAGCTCATCGATTTGTCGGTGGGAGCTGATCAGCCAATTGTCATAACAGATGGTGGCTCAGAAGTCGGCGTCGTTACCAAACCAACACTTCTGCGCGGTATCCAGGGAGGCAAGAATGACTGA
- a CDS encoding aldolase, translated as MNEQVRAREDICKIAKSMFDRGLTCGASGNISVRLSDGTLLVTPTGSSMGFLDPARISHLDNNFRLVSGDKPTKEVQLHSAFYDTRNGTGAVVHLHSIHSVALSMLPNIDPDNVLPALTPYSIMRLGRVKLLPFFLPGDNAMGEAVRGLAGKRSAVLLANHGPVVAGKDLWAATYAIEELEETARLGLMTRGMNGIGLSNEDIDNVVRSFDVDW; from the coding sequence ATGAACGAGCAGGTTCGGGCGCGCGAAGATATCTGTAAGATCGCGAAGTCGATGTTCGACCGTGGTCTGACCTGTGGCGCCTCCGGGAATATTTCGGTGCGGTTGTCCGATGGAACACTGCTGGTAACGCCGACAGGCAGCTCCATGGGTTTTCTTGATCCCGCGCGCATCAGTCATCTCGATAACAATTTTAGACTTGTCTCAGGTGATAAACCGACCAAGGAAGTTCAGCTCCATAGCGCTTTTTATGATACTCGAAATGGTACGGGGGCCGTAGTTCATCTGCATTCTATTCATTCGGTTGCGTTGTCGATGTTGCCGAATATAGACCCGGACAATGTCCTTCCAGCGCTCACGCCATATTCAATCATGCGTCTTGGGCGGGTTAAGCTGCTGCCGTTTTTTCTACCGGGCGATAATGCCATGGGGGAAGCGGTGCGGGGGCTGGCTGGAAAAAGATCCGCGGTCTTATTGGCAAATCACGGGCCTGTTGTTGCAGGAAAAGACCTCTGGGCAGCCACCTACGCAATTGAAGAACTGGAAGAGACAGCCAGACTTGGACTGATGACCCGTGGAATGAACGGCATTGGCTTGTCGAATGAGGACATTGATAATGTTGTTCGTTCATTCGATGTCGATTGGTGA
- a CDS encoding antibiotic biosynthesis monooxygenase — MYVVTVAFEIEPGQMQAFLPLMNENARTSKDVEPDCLQFDVCVDDAGVFLYEVYRHREGFDAHLNSYHFRTFDAAVARMVTGKQVRVFERVTR, encoded by the coding sequence ATGTATGTCGTTACAGTCGCATTTGAAATCGAACCGGGCCAAATGCAGGCGTTTCTTCCGTTGATGAATGAAAATGCGCGAACATCAAAAGATGTTGAGCCTGATTGCTTGCAATTCGATGTGTGTGTGGATGATGCAGGAGTTTTTCTGTACGAAGTTTACCGACATCGCGAAGGGTTTGACGCGCATCTTAACAGCTACCATTTTCGCACGTTTGACGCCGCTGTTGCCAGGATGGTGACTGGCAAACAAGTGCGTGTCTTTGAAAGGGTGACGAGATGA